The Flaviramulus sp. BrNp1-15 genome has a window encoding:
- a CDS encoding glycosyltransferase family 2 protein, translated as MENLKTHKTITLVLTNRNRDLCIVKNCLNSIENQINQDFNCILVDYGSDEVYVNELQEVLAEHSKINFISCKVSGQLWNKCRAINIALKTCETPYFLVGDIDLLFHPEFVNIATSLAKPNEVHYFQYGFISQNESLLNKKFEDYIVEFKGTNEVTGTTLFPTRVLKQLNGYDEFYHGWGAEDTDIHIRMKNEGLPVYFYDKEILLKHQWHPKAYRSKSSTHPFHSQLERVNHAYMLNTEQTSRKQVNKFTEWGKIPDANAYQKFSKPSHRLYLKASNLQLKAFLAQLDNFENETLQLTLTDFSVLVKAKNNIKKILGKKTIPILDLESINNLILEDIIKKHRNKPYNYSFNRKTKTIVLTMYCE; from the coding sequence TTGGAAAACCTCAAAACACATAAAACTATAACCCTAGTACTCACTAATCGTAATCGCGATTTATGCATTGTAAAAAATTGTTTAAACTCAATTGAAAATCAAATTAATCAAGATTTTAATTGCATTTTGGTAGACTATGGCTCAGATGAAGTATATGTTAATGAATTGCAGGAAGTTTTGGCGGAACATTCAAAAATAAATTTCATAAGTTGTAAGGTGTCTGGACAGTTATGGAACAAATGTCGAGCAATAAATATAGCTTTAAAAACATGTGAAACACCTTATTTTCTTGTTGGTGATATAGATTTGTTGTTTCATCCAGAATTTGTAAATATAGCTACCTCCTTAGCAAAACCTAACGAGGTGCATTATTTTCAATATGGTTTCATATCTCAAAATGAATCTTTATTAAATAAAAAATTTGAAGATTATATTGTTGAATTTAAAGGAACCAACGAAGTAACAGGTACAACATTATTTCCAACACGCGTATTAAAACAATTAAATGGTTACGACGAGTTTTATCATGGCTGGGGAGCAGAAGATACCGATATTCATATTAGAATGAAAAATGAAGGTTTGCCAGTTTATTTTTATGATAAAGAGATCTTATTAAAACACCAGTGGCATCCAAAAGCTTACAGAAGCAAATCTAGTACACACCCATTTCATTCACAATTAGAGCGTGTTAATCATGCTTACATGTTAAATACAGAGCAAACCAGCCGTAAACAAGTGAATAAGTTTACAGAATGGGGTAAAATACCAGATGCAAACGCTTATCAAAAATTCTCTAAGCCATCTCATAGATTGTATTTAAAAGCGTCAAACTTGCAATTAAAAGCATTTTTAGCGCAATTAGATAATTTTGAAAATGAGACACTACAATTAACTCTAACCGATTTTTCGGTATTGGTAAAAGCTAAAAATAATATTAAAAAAATTCTGGGTAAAAAAACGATTCCTATTTTAGATTTGGAATCAATTAATAATCTAATTCTAGAAGATATAATAAAGAAACATCGAAATAAACCTTACAATTATAGTTTTAACCGAAAAACAAAAACTATTGTTTTAACCATGTATTGCGAATAA